From the Streptococcus sp. 29887 genome, one window contains:
- the rnc gene encoding ribonuclease III, translating to MKDLHKKLLADFGIDFSDLNLLETAFTHTSYANEHRLLKISHNERLEFLGDAVLQLMISKYLYKKYPDRPEGEMSKLRSTFVREESLAGFSRACGFDSFLRLGRGEEKSGGRNRDTILGDAFEAFLGALLLDKGEKTVEDFIHKVMIPRLEEGNFERVTDYKTALQEILQVNGEIAISYQVVAESGPAHDKTFEVEVSADQRVIGRGRGRSKKLAEQAAAKNAVEARG from the coding sequence ATGAAAGATTTACATAAAAAACTTTTGGCGGATTTTGGGATTGATTTTTCGGATTTGAATTTGTTGGAAACAGCTTTTACCCATACTTCTTATGCCAATGAGCATCGCCTTCTAAAAATTTCACATAATGAACGCTTGGAATTTTTAGGAGACGCTGTTCTCCAGTTGATGATTTCCAAGTACCTCTATAAAAAATATCCGGATAGACCGGAAGGGGAGATGTCCAAGTTGCGTTCGACCTTTGTTCGTGAGGAGTCCTTGGCTGGTTTTTCGCGTGCCTGTGGTTTTGATAGCTTCCTTCGTCTTGGTAGAGGAGAAGAGAAGTCTGGGGGGCGCAATCGTGATACCATTTTGGGAGATGCTTTCGAGGCTTTCTTAGGAGCTCTGCTATTGGACAAGGGAGAAAAGACCGTGGAGGACTTTATCCATAAGGTCATGATTCCTCGTCTGGAAGAGGGGAATTTTGAGCGAGTAACTGACTACAAGACTGCCTTACAGGAAATCCTGCAGGTAAATGGTGAGATTGCAATTTCTTATCAGGTGGTGGCTGAATCAGGTCCTGCCCACGATAAGACCTTTGAAGTTGAGGTATCTGCCGACCAGCGTGTGATTGGTCGTGGTCGTGGTCGTTCAAAAAAGTTAGCTGAACAAGCCGCCGCAAAAAATGCTGTGGAGGCTAGAGGATAG
- a CDS encoding ArsR family transcriptional regulator, translating into MKLDYRDYRSEIVEKFFIPLIVREREEPIEADFSQKEKDILKDALDIRDEIEEKLADFRQEVNQVFVWGHIFNILHSLYFYILNDGQDPKTVEEACQLILALSQEEVEDAMRTMLASENDGHREKTLSLMELLEKTDKKPADKWYWSLAIRNPLETVQRSVHLLNKLLPIYQPYFEQARTERDAFARDFDIEKLYRESKQLAMTSLDTLGVENAQFFVLSPWNYWFAYYGNEQFDYMKVALLASCRIDQMMLSNDELDLDDLTRALKVISDSTRYQVLVELTKPHAKSKDIAERLNITGAAVSFHTQKLINGDLLLFNTKNSDVKYSVNRDLLQQVIDKLKEDFDL; encoded by the coding sequence ATGAAATTAGATTACCGAGATTATAGAAGCGAAATTGTTGAAAAATTCTTTATTCCTTTAATTGTTAGAGAACGTGAGGAACCGATTGAGGCGGATTTTTCACAGAAAGAAAAAGACATTCTCAAAGATGCCTTGGACATTCGTGATGAGATTGAAGAAAAGTTGGCAGATTTTCGTCAGGAAGTCAATCAAGTCTTTGTCTGGGGACATATTTTTAACATTTTGCATAGTCTTTATTTCTATATCTTGAATGATGGGCAGGATCCAAAGACAGTCGAGGAGGCTTGTCAGCTGATCTTGGCCTTATCGCAAGAAGAGGTAGAAGATGCCATGCGAACCATGCTAGCGTCTGAAAATGACGGACATCGTGAGAAGACCCTCAGCCTCATGGAACTTTTGGAAAAAACGGATAAAAAGCCGGCAGATAAGTGGTACTGGTCACTGGCTATTCGCAATCCTTTAGAAACAGTTCAGCGGTCTGTCCATCTCCTGAACAAGCTACTCCCAATCTATCAGCCATATTTTGAACAGGCAAGGACCGAGAGGGACGCCTTTGCCAGAGATTTTGACATTGAAAAACTCTACAGAGAATCCAAGCAGTTAGCCATGACCAGCTTAGATACTCTGGGTGTTGAAAATGCTCAATTCTTCGTTCTCAGTCCCTGGAATTATTGGTTTGCTTATTATGGCAATGAACAATTTGACTATATGAAAGTCGCTCTTTTAGCTTCCTGTCGAATTGATCAGATGATGCTGTCAAATGACGAGCTGGATCTGGATGATTTGACAAGGGCTCTTAAAGTCATCAGCGATAGTACGCGTTATCAGGTCTTGGTGGAGCTGACCAAGCCCCATGCCAAGAGCAAGGACATAGCAGAGCGACTGAATATCACAGGGGCAGCCGTATCCTTCCACACCCAAAAGCTGATTAACGGTGACTTACTTCTCTTCAATACAAAAAATAGCGATGTCAAATACAGTGTCAATCGCGACCTGCTCCAACAGGTGATTGATAAGTTGAAAGAGGATTTTGATTTGTAA
- the smc gene encoding chromosome segregation protein SMC, whose product MYLKSIEMQGFKSFADKTKVVFDRGVTAVVGPNGSGKSNITESLRWALGESSAKSLRGGKMPDVIFAGTESRKPLNYASVVVTLDNSTGFIANKNKEIKVERHIYRSGDSEYLIDGQKVRLRDIHDLFMDTGLGRDSFSIISQGRVEAIFNSKPEERRAIFEEAAGVLKYKTRKKETESKLAQAQGNLDRLEDIIYELDNQVKPLEKQALTAKQFLELDGQRKELYLDVLVAQLTKGKEALTAKESELEAVKSELANYYQQRSELEQENQSLKEKRHRLSEQMEREQAVLLDLTKLISDLERKIDLHKLESSQNESSRQEAQSRLETLVAKRGQLEEEIVLKLESQERLGASLSKLKKEIASVDKEISYFSEDPDQVLDHLREQYVALMQEEAEASNRLTKIQQDIANQISLSESKSADLARLQTEKQAAQEELAKSQLASEEADQVLRGLLTSYQTKKEELEQAQAAYQAEQNRLFDLIDQLKGKQARQSSLEAILKNHSNFYAGVKAVLQASSSLGGIIGAVSEQLTFDTRYQTALEIALGGASQNVIVEDEATAKRAIAFLKEKRQGRATFLPLTTIKPRQLSSQQLALLQTSDGFLGLASDLVTYQPNLDAIFQNLLGTIAIFDSIDHANQAARATKFQVRMVTMDGAEIRPGGAFAGGSNRNNSTTFIKPELDALLGEIAELSSQLKEQENLVATKKTSLDQVRESLETIKTEGEEARLSQQSARIHQEQAENRLAQVTAQYDLQMSQVSPSILAELEEEASKEEISLQTLTEKKQALDNQINQVRNNRDSIQESLQNLQAQKGQLTLEQAEVSSQLRFEQTDLGRLQEEKGTTEKEISILEDLINQKVEALEDTSIEVLEEQLQAATDKQSQTNQIQIRLKFELEDIDGQFEDLEGRLDQARLKNDDLIRKQAKLEADCEQAGDRLRTLLGHLTEHFKLSFEAAQDQANEVENLPLAEQSLKDLERSIRALGPVNLDAIEQYDEVNNRLTFLNEQRTDILSARDLLLNTIHEMDDEVKERFKVTFEAIRESFKQTFRQMFGGGSADLILTEQDILTAGVEISVQPPGKKIQSLNLMSGGEKALSALALLFSIIRVKTIPFVILDEVEAALDEANVKRFGDYLNRFDKDSQFIVVTHRKGTMAAADAMYGVTMQESGVSKIVSVKLKDVEKL is encoded by the coding sequence ATGTATCTTAAATCGATTGAAATGCAGGGCTTCAAGTCCTTCGCAGATAAGACTAAGGTAGTCTTTGACCGTGGAGTGACAGCCGTTGTAGGACCGAATGGTTCGGGCAAGTCCAATATTACAGAAAGTCTGCGTTGGGCCTTGGGGGAATCTTCTGCCAAGAGCCTGCGTGGAGGTAAGATGCCGGATGTTATCTTTGCGGGGACTGAAAGCCGTAAGCCTCTTAATTATGCTTCTGTTGTCGTAACCTTGGATAATAGCACAGGTTTTATTGCTAATAAGAATAAAGAAATCAAGGTAGAACGCCATATTTATCGGTCTGGCGATAGCGAATACTTGATAGATGGTCAGAAGGTTCGTCTGCGGGATATTCATGATCTTTTCATGGATACTGGTTTGGGGCGTGATTCCTTTTCTATCATCTCGCAAGGACGGGTTGAGGCTATTTTTAATTCCAAGCCAGAAGAACGTAGAGCCATATTCGAAGAGGCAGCAGGGGTCTTAAAATACAAGACCCGTAAGAAAGAAACGGAGAGCAAGCTAGCACAGGCTCAAGGAAATTTGGACCGTTTAGAAGATATTATCTATGAATTGGACAATCAGGTTAAACCCTTGGAGAAACAGGCGCTAACGGCTAAACAATTCTTGGAACTAGATGGACAGCGTAAGGAGCTGTATCTGGACGTTTTGGTTGCTCAGTTGACAAAGGGTAAAGAGGCTTTGACTGCCAAGGAAAGCGAACTTGAAGCAGTTAAGTCAGAATTAGCAAACTACTACCAACAACGTTCTGAGCTTGAGCAAGAAAACCAGTCCTTAAAAGAAAAACGCCATCGCTTATCCGAGCAAATGGAGCGTGAACAAGCTGTTTTGTTGGATTTGACCAAGTTGATCAGTGACCTGGAACGAAAAATTGACCTTCATAAGTTAGAAAGCAGTCAGAATGAATCCAGTCGACAAGAAGCTCAGTCGCGTTTAGAAACCCTGGTTGCGAAGCGAGGACAACTGGAAGAGGAAATTGTTCTCAAGCTGGAAAGTCAGGAAAGGTTGGGAGCTTCCTTGTCCAAATTGAAAAAGGAAATTGCTTCGGTTGACAAGGAGATCTCCTACTTCTCTGAAGATCCGGATCAGGTATTGGATCACCTGCGTGAGCAGTATGTCGCCCTCATGCAGGAAGAGGCTGAAGCATCAAACCGCTTGACCAAGATTCAGCAGGATATTGCCAATCAAATCAGCTTATCAGAAAGTAAATCTGCTGACCTAGCACGTTTACAGACAGAAAAACAGGCAGCTCAAGAAGAATTGGCTAAGAGCCAGCTAGCCTCAGAAGAGGCTGACCAAGTCTTGCGGGGGTTGCTCACATCCTATCAGACCAAGAAAGAAGAGCTTGAACAGGCTCAGGCTGCCTATCAAGCTGAACAAAATCGCTTGTTTGATCTAATTGATCAATTGAAGGGCAAGCAGGCTCGCCAGTCAAGTTTGGAAGCTATCTTAAAAAATCACTCCAATTTCTACGCAGGGGTTAAGGCTGTTTTGCAGGCTTCGTCTAGTCTGGGTGGCATCATCGGGGCAGTCAGTGAGCAATTGACTTTCGATACTCGTTACCAGACGGCTCTGGAAATTGCTCTTGGAGGAGCTAGCCAAAACGTTATCGTCGAAGACGAGGCGACAGCCAAGCGAGCGATTGCTTTCTTGAAGGAAAAACGTCAAGGACGGGCTACCTTCTTACCTTTGACCACTATCAAGCCTCGGCAATTGTCCAGTCAGCAACTTGCCCTACTTCAAACCTCAGATGGTTTCTTGGGGCTGGCCAGTGACCTCGTGACCTATCAACCAAATCTAGATGCTATTTTCCAAAATTTGCTGGGAACTATTGCGATTTTTGATAGCATTGACCATGCCAATCAGGCGGCGCGTGCGACCAAGTTTCAAGTCCGTATGGTGACCATGGACGGTGCAGAAATCCGTCCTGGCGGCGCCTTTGCTGGTGGTAGCAATCGAAATAACAGCACCACCTTCATTAAGCCTGAACTCGATGCTCTTTTAGGAGAAATAGCAGAGCTGTCTAGCCAGTTGAAAGAGCAAGAAAACTTGGTGGCGACTAAGAAGACAAGTCTAGACCAGGTCAGAGAAAGTCTGGAAACCATCAAGACTGAGGGGGAAGAGGCTAGACTGAGCCAGCAGAGCGCAAGGATTCATCAAGAACAGGCAGAAAATCGTCTAGCTCAGGTGACCGCGCAGTATGACTTACAAATGAGTCAGGTCAGCCCAAGCATTTTAGCGGAGCTAGAAGAAGAAGCAAGCAAGGAAGAAATCAGTCTTCAAACCTTGACAGAGAAAAAACAAGCCTTAGACAATCAAATCAATCAGGTAAGGAATAATCGCGATAGCATCCAAGAAAGTTTGCAAAACTTGCAGGCTCAGAAAGGTCAATTGACCTTGGAGCAGGCAGAAGTTTCTAGTCAGCTGCGCTTTGAACAGACAGACCTTGGTCGTTTACAGGAAGAAAAAGGGACTACTGAAAAGGAAATCTCTATCCTGGAAGACCTGATTAACCAGAAGGTTGAGGCTTTAGAAGATACCAGTATTGAGGTTTTGGAGGAGCAATTACAGGCAGCGACTGATAAACAAAGCCAAACCAATCAGATTCAAATTCGCTTGAAATTTGAGTTGGAAGACATTGACGGTCAGTTTGAAGACTTGGAAGGTCGTTTGGACCAGGCGCGTTTGAAAAATGATGACCTTATTCGCAAACAGGCCAAGTTAGAAGCTGATTGTGAGCAGGCTGGAGATCGGCTACGGACCTTACTTGGTCATTTGACAGAGCATTTCAAATTGAGCTTTGAAGCGGCTCAGGACCAGGCAAACGAAGTAGAGAATTTGCCTCTGGCTGAACAAAGTCTGAAAGACTTGGAGCGTTCTATTCGTGCCTTGGGACCAGTCAACCTGGACGCCATTGAGCAGTATGATGAGGTCAATAACCGTCTGACCTTCCTCAATGAACAACGAACGGATATATTGTCGGCGCGTGATTTGCTCTTGAATACCATTCATGAAATGGATGATGAAGTCAAGGAACGCTTTAAGGTCACTTTTGAAGCCATTCGCGAAAGCTTTAAGCAGACTTTCAGACAGATGTTTGGCGGTGGTTCTGCGGACTTGATATTGACCGAGCAGGATATTTTGACTGCGGGCGTGGAGATTTCAGTTCAGCCTCCGGGTAAGAAAATCCAATCGCTCAACCTGATGTCAGGTGGCGAAAAAGCTCTCTCGGCCCTCGCTCTGCTATTTTCCATTATCCGCGTCAAGACTATTCCTTTTGTCATCTTGGACGAGGTGGAGGCAGCCTTGGATGAGGCTAATGTCAAGCGGTTTGGGGATTATCTTAACCGCTTTGATAAGGACAGCCAGTTTATCGTCGTGACTCACCGAAAAGGGACCATGGCGGCGGCGGATGCTATGTATGGGGTGACCATGCAGGAATCTGGTGTGTCCAAGATTGTTTCTGTCAAGCTGAAAGATGTGGAAAAATTATAG
- the rpiA gene encoding ribose-5-phosphate isomerase RpiA — MTNLKEQVGIKAAEFVRDGMIVGLGTGSTAYYFVQEIGRRVQEEGLQITGVTTSHATADHAASLGIPLKNIDEVDYVDLTVDGADEVDGAFNGIKGGGAALLMEKVVAVNSKDSIWIVDESKVVDTLGAFKLPVEVVQYGSENLFRLFEKKGYRPSFRMKDGQKHVTDMKNFIIDLDLQRIEDSYALADELDRTVGVVEHGLFIGLISKVIVGTPQGPKILEKK; from the coding sequence ATGACAAATTTAAAGGAACAAGTTGGGATTAAGGCGGCGGAGTTTGTAAGAGATGGCATGATCGTCGGCTTGGGGACAGGTTCGACAGCCTACTATTTTGTACAAGAAATCGGACGTCGGGTGCAGGAAGAAGGTTTGCAGATTACAGGTGTGACGACCTCTCATGCCACTGCAGACCACGCAGCCTCTTTAGGAATTCCTTTAAAGAATATAGATGAAGTTGACTATGTAGACTTGACAGTTGACGGAGCTGATGAAGTTGACGGAGCCTTCAATGGTATCAAGGGTGGAGGTGCCGCCCTGCTCATGGAGAAGGTGGTTGCGGTCAACAGTAAGGATAGCATCTGGATTGTGGATGAATCTAAGGTGGTCGATACCCTTGGCGCCTTCAAGTTACCAGTGGAAGTGGTGCAATATGGTTCTGAAAATCTTTTCCGCCTCTTCGAGAAAAAGGGTTATCGTCCAAGTTTTCGGATGAAGGATGGTCAGAAACATGTGACCGATATGAAAAATTTCATCATTGACCTTGATTTGCAACGGATTGAAGACAGCTACGCCTTGGCTGATGAATTGGATAGAACAGTTGGTGTCGTAGAGCATGGGCTCTTTATAGGATTGATTTCTAAGGTCATTGTCGGCACACCGCAGGGACCAAAAATTCTTGAAAAGAAATAA
- a CDS encoding acyltransferase family protein: MPNKPKPLNTSLLSLLQFMGAVLVIALHCRRLFEADQLHFIQKSIFSRMVVPYFMVTASFFLRRNYPSLSKQYLIRYSKQYLTWSVLYLPFYLFYLNLQEIPLLYYPLALLVGLTYTGTSYQLWYMPAFLLGLVLVHLSLEKWGWRITACLACLLYLLGSVETYSSYLAESALLTAFDSYKTFFFTSRNGLFYAPIFVLTGFYLADKLNQPIFQHRQKTKLLVCIALLTFEATIIYLNQGYDKNFLFSLIPFTAYLVAWTLTTDLFRQKKFQFLKEYASYYYFIHVIPVEVSFFFLENHSLTIIQQGWLVFFITIITCQLLSWLIIKHKRTL; this comes from the coding sequence ATGCCAAACAAACCAAAACCACTCAACACCTCTCTCCTCTCCCTCCTTCAATTCATGGGAGCTGTTTTAGTCATTGCCCTCCATTGTCGCAGACTATTTGAAGCAGACCAGCTCCACTTCATCCAAAAATCAATCTTTAGCCGCATGGTCGTTCCCTACTTCATGGTCACCGCCAGCTTCTTCCTCCGACGCAACTACCCTAGCCTCTCCAAACAATACCTGATCCGCTACAGCAAGCAGTACCTGACCTGGTCCGTCCTCTACCTACCCTTCTACCTCTTCTACCTAAACCTCCAAGAAATCCCCCTACTCTACTACCCCCTCGCCCTCCTAGTCGGCCTGACCTACACCGGCACCAGCTACCAACTCTGGTACATGCCCGCTTTCCTGCTAGGTCTTGTCCTCGTCCATCTTTCCTTGGAGAAATGGGGCTGGCGCATCACAGCTTGTCTAGCCTGTCTTCTCTATCTCCTAGGCTCAGTTGAAACCTACTCCTCCTACCTGGCAGAATCGGCTTTACTAACCGCATTTGACAGCTACAAAACCTTCTTTTTCACCAGCCGCAACGGCCTCTTCTACGCACCTATTTTTGTCCTGACAGGCTTTTATCTAGCCGACAAACTCAATCAACCTATTTTCCAACACCGACAAAAAACCAAACTACTTGTCTGCATAGCTCTTTTAACTTTTGAGGCTACAATCATCTATCTCAATCAGGGCTACGACAAGAACTTTCTATTTAGCCTAATTCCATTCACAGCCTATCTAGTCGCTTGGACCCTAACCACCGACCTCTTCCGCCAGAAAAAATTCCAATTTCTAAAGGAATATGCCAGTTACTATTATTTTATCCATGTTATCCCAGTCGAAGTCAGCTTTTTCTTCCTAGAAAATCATTCCCTGACTATAATACAACAAGGTTGGCTAGTCTTCTTTATCACCATCATCACTTGCCAACTGCTCAGCTGGTTAATCATTAAGCACAAAAGAACCTTGTAA
- a CDS encoding MFS transporter, whose protein sequence is MKKLIHNKLFLSSFVADLISNFGDTLYYLALMNYVLLLPDTKFALAMITASETLPILAGLFIGIWADKTKNKLDTILATLLVRVVLYAFVGFLMGFAPALWVVAVVCVINFLSDLAGQYENGLYMPVSLRVVAAEDRESAMAFKMTVRSLLQIAFQASGAILIGFMSYQNLAFFNAGTFLVSLAIMATLRPALAKLLKENPIQQAEQVETEAGIVKGIGQSIKDSYQAVQNIPVLKASIITIASLNAIFTALSPLVILNMKEFSDFVIVNAGTTVALVSILFSVGSILGSSIGMALFKNVSLINLLKFSTLMPILIFSGFFLHNIYVVLAVIFVTAVTLGIFNPKMNALVVNELPEDKLATVGGGIDSFCQIGMVGGQALVALMVTVLSATNISLIFLLLSVGLVSYTILTGRKSNNEVVQA, encoded by the coding sequence ATGAAAAAGTTGATTCACAATAAATTATTTCTATCTAGCTTTGTAGCGGATTTGATTTCCAATTTTGGTGACACACTTTACTATCTAGCCTTGATGAACTATGTCTTGCTACTTCCAGATACCAAGTTTGCCTTGGCTATGATTACCGCATCTGAAACCTTGCCGATTTTGGCTGGCCTCTTTATCGGGATTTGGGCAGACAAGACCAAAAATAAATTGGATACCATTCTTGCAACCCTGCTGGTTCGTGTCGTTCTCTATGCCTTTGTTGGCTTCTTGATGGGATTTGCACCAGCCCTCTGGGTTGTAGCGGTGGTCTGCGTCATCAACTTCCTGTCTGACCTGGCTGGTCAATACGAAAATGGCCTTTATATGCCAGTCAGCTTGCGGGTTGTAGCAGCGGAAGACCGCGAAAGCGCAATGGCCTTCAAGATGACAGTGAGATCACTTTTGCAAATCGCCTTCCAAGCTAGCGGTGCCATTCTCATCGGCTTTATGTCTTACCAGAATCTCGCCTTCTTCAATGCAGGAACCTTCTTGGTCAGTCTTGCCATCATGGCAACCCTCCGTCCAGCTCTTGCCAAACTACTGAAGGAAAATCCTATCCAGCAAGCTGAGCAAGTGGAAACTGAAGCTGGTATTGTCAAAGGAATTGGACAGAGTATCAAAGATTCCTACCAAGCCGTGCAGAATATTCCTGTTCTCAAAGCGTCAATTATTACTATTGCCAGCCTGAATGCCATTTTTACCGCACTTTCACCATTAGTTATTCTAAATATGAAGGAGTTCTCAGACTTTGTGATTGTCAATGCAGGAACAACCGTTGCTTTGGTTTCTATTCTCTTCTCAGTTGGTAGTATCTTGGGGTCAAGCATCGGTATGGCTTTGTTCAAAAATGTCAGCTTAATCAATCTCCTCAAATTCTCTACATTGATGCCAATCTTGATTTTCTCAGGTTTCTTTCTTCACAACATCTATGTGGTACTTGCAGTGATCTTTGTAACGGCAGTTACTTTGGGTATTTTCAATCCCAAAATGAATGCCTTGGTTGTCAATGAATTGCCAGAAGATAAATTGGCGACTGTCGGTGGTGGGATTGACAGTTTCTGTCAGATTGGTATGGTAGGTGGTCAAGCCTTGGTTGCCCTTATGGTGACGGTGCTTTCTGCGACAAATATTTCCCTCATCTTCCTCTTGCTTTCTGTGGGACTAGTAAGCTATACTATTCTTACAGGTCGTAAATCAAATAACGAAGTAGTTCAAGCTTAG